The DNA window AACACCGCCCAGTTGGGCCTGGTGAAGCTGCTCGGCGAGTCCTCCATCGGCGCCGGGGTGCGCCGCGTCGAGGCGCTGGTCGGGGTGGACGCCTACCGGTTCCTGGCCCGCGAGCACACCGTGGTCTCCCAGCTCACCGAGCTGGTCAAGGGCCGCCCGGAGGAGCTGCCGGAGAAGATCTCCGGCATGCTCGCCAAGCTCAAGGACGCCGAGAAGGAGATCGAGCGGTACCGCGCCGAGAAGGTGCTCGCCGCCGCCGCCGGACTCGCCGAATCCGCCGAGTCCATCCACGGCACCGCCCTGGTCGCCGCCCGCGTCCCGGACGGCACCGGCGCCGACGACCTGCGCAAGCTGGTCCTGGATGTGCGCGGCCGACTGGGCTCCCGGCCCGCCGTGGTCGCCGCCTTCACCGTGGCGAACGGCCGCCCGCTCACCGTGATCGCCACCAGCGAGGCCGCCCGCGAGCGCGGCATCAAGGCCGGTGAACTGGTCCGCACCGCCGCCAAGACCCTCGGCGGCGGCGGTGGCGGCAAGGACGATGTCGCCCAGGGCGGCGGCACCGACCCGGCCGCCGTGGACGAGGCGATCGAGGCGGTCCGCCGCCTGGTCGCCGAGCGCGCCTCCTGATGCGCCGGGGCCGGCGGATCTCCGTGGACGTCGGGGACGCCCGGATCGGGGTCGCCTCCTGCGACCCCGACGGGCTCCTCGCCACCCCCGTGGAGACCGTTCCCGCAGGCGGCAAGGCCCGCGCCCGGATCGCCGCGATCGTCGCCGAGTACGAGGCGATCGAGGTGGTCGTCGGGCTGCCCCGCTCGCTCAGCGGCAAGGAGGGGCCCGCCGCCGCCAAGGTGCGCACCTTCGCCGGCGGGCTCGCCGCGCTGGTCGCCCCCGTACCGGTGCGGCTGGTCGACGAGCGGATGTCCACCGTCACCGCCACCCACGGCCTGCGCGCCTCCGGCGTGAAGTCCAAGAAGGGCCGCTCGGTGATCGACCAGGCCGCCGCCGTGGTGATCCTGCAGAGCGCCCTGGAGGCCGAACGGGTGAGCGGCAACCCGCCCGGTGAGAGTGTCGAGCCGAGCTGACCACCACCCCTGCCTAGCCTCACCGCAAGGGGCCTGCTGAGCCGTCCGGGCATCCGTCCGGCGACCGGCAGGCCCCTCGCACATTCCGCCCCGGGCCCCGCGCCCGGGCCCGCCGGTGAGGGGCCCCATGACCGACCAGGACTCGACCGGGGAGCCGTACCCCGGCCCCATCGACGCACTGGCGGAGCGCGCCATCCCGGACCAGGGACCCGACCCCTACCACCGCCGCCGCACCGGACTGGCCTGCGCCATCACCACTGTGCTGCTGGCCGTCATGCTCACCATCGGCGGCCTGCTGCTGCGCGGCTGGTGGACCGGACGGCAGGTCCCCGCCCCCGCCGACTACGCCGGGAGCGGCACCGGGGCCGTCCGGGTCGACGTCCCCCAGGGGGCCAACCTCACCCAGATCGGCCGCCTGCTGCTGGACGGGGGCGTGGTGGCCAGCGTCCAGGCGTTCACCCGGGCCGCGATGAGCGACCCCAAAGCCGTCTCCATCCAGCCCGGCGACTACGCCATGCACCGCCGGATGTCCGCCCGGTCGGCGCTGTCCATCCTCACCGACCCGGCCAACGCCGGCGGGCTGGTGATCCCCGAGGGGCTGCGGGCCGCCCAGATCTTCGCGGCGATCGACACCCGGCTCGGCCTCCGCCCCGGCTCCGCCGCCGCCGAGGCCCGCCGCGACCCCGCCTCGCTCGGCCTGCCCCCGTACGCCGGCGGCCGGCTGGAGGGGTTCCTCTTCCCCGCCCGGTACAGCGTCGCCAAGGTCACCTCCGCCGAGGCGCTGCTGCGCACGATGGTCGCCCAGGCGAGGACCGAGTACGCCGCGGACGCCATCGGCACCGGCACCGCCGCGTACCAGGTGGTCGTCATGGCCAGCCTGGTGCAGGCCGAGGCCCAGGCGCCGGCCGACTTCGGCAAGGTGGCCCGGGTGATCCGCAACCGGCTGGACCGGGGCATGCCGCTCCAGCTGGACTCCGCGCTCAACTACGCGCTGGGCCGCACCACCCTGGACACCACCCACGAGGACACCAGGATCGAGACCCCGTACAACACCTATCTGCACCCCGGCCTCCCGCCGACCCCCGTCGGCAACCCCGGCCATGCCGCGATCCGGGCCGCGCTGCACCCCACCCCGGGGAAGTGGCTCTACTTTGTGACCGTCAAGCCGGGCGATACGCGTTTCACGGACAGTTACCGCGAGCAGCAGCGCAACGTTGCGGAATTCAACCGCTACCAGCAGCAACACAGCAGCTCACCGGGGTCGGGGGCGCACTGAGCCGGTTCCGTACCGCCGTACCCTGCGTTCACCCGGTTGCGGTACGGTAACGTCTCCCAGCAGTCTGGTTTGGCTAGTACGCCGGTTCGAGCTGGAGCACGGGACGTCGTCCCGGACGGTCGGCGGGGATGCCGACCGTGTCCGTCGGTATAAGGGGATCGATGACTGACCTGGGGCGGGGGTACGGCTCCCAGCCGTGGAACGCGGGAGACCCGCTGTACGGTGATGTGCCCGCGCAGGGTGGCGTCCCGGGCGGCTACGGTCAGCAGTCCTCGTACGGGGGCTACGGTCAGGGCCAGGGCCAGGGCCAGGGGCACGGTCAGCAGCAGGGGTGGCAGCCCGACCCGTACGGTCAGCAGCCGCCGCAGCAGTATCCGGGCAACTGGCAGCAGCCGCAGGACCCCTACACCACCGGGCAGCAGCCGCAGTATCCGCAGCAGCAGTACCCCGGCCAGCAGCCGCCGCCGCAGCAGTATCCGCAGCAGCAGCCCCCGCCGCAGCGCACCCCACCGCCGCCGCAGCAGCCCCAGCAGCCCCAGCCCCAGCAGCAGCCGCCGCAGAACGACGGCTTCGACTGGGAGGCCGAGGCCGCCGCCCTGGACGCCCCGCCCGCCGAGCCGGCCCAGGAGGAGCCCTGGGAGGAGGAGCGGCCCGAGGACGGGGAGCTCGAAGGCGCGTTCTTCGGCGACCAGGACGACAGCCGGGGCGCCGAGCGCCGCCGCAAGCAGCAGGGCAAGAAGTCCGGCATCCGCAACAGCGGCGCCTGCCTGGTGGTCTCCCTCGTCCTGGTCGGCATCCTCGGCGGTGGCGGCTACTACGGCTACACCTTCTACCAGGGCCACTTCGGCCCGCCGCCGGACTTCACAGGCAAGGGCACCGGCTCGGTCCAGGTCGAGATCCCGGACGGCGCCAGTGGCACCCAGATGGGCGTCGAGCTGAAGAAGGCCGGCGTGGTCAAGAGCGTCGACGCCTTTGTGAAGGCGTACACCGCCGAAAAGAAGGCCGTGAACATCCAGGCCGGCTTCTTCACCATGCCGTTGCAGATGTCGGCGGCCGAAGCGGTGAAGTACCTGGTGGAGTCGGCCGGCGGCAATGTGCTGCTGATCCCGGAGGGCCGCCGCGCGACCGAGATCTACGCGATGATCGACGCCAAGCTCAAGCTGAACAAGGGCACCACCGCCAAGGCGGCCAAGGCCAACGTCAAGGCGCTCGGGCTGCCTTCCTGGGCGGAGGGCAATCCCGAGGGGTTCCT is part of the Peterkaempfera bronchialis genome and encodes:
- the ruvX gene encoding Holliday junction resolvase RuvX, which encodes MRRGRRISVDVGDARIGVASCDPDGLLATPVETVPAGGKARARIAAIVAEYEAIEVVVGLPRSLSGKEGPAAAKVRTFAGGLAALVAPVPVRLVDERMSTVTATHGLRASGVKSKKGRSVIDQAAAVVILQSALEAERVSGNPPGESVEPS
- the mltG gene encoding endolytic transglycosylase MltG, producing the protein MTDQDSTGEPYPGPIDALAERAIPDQGPDPYHRRRTGLACAITTVLLAVMLTIGGLLLRGWWTGRQVPAPADYAGSGTGAVRVDVPQGANLTQIGRLLLDGGVVASVQAFTRAAMSDPKAVSIQPGDYAMHRRMSARSALSILTDPANAGGLVIPEGLRAAQIFAAIDTRLGLRPGSAAAEARRDPASLGLPPYAGGRLEGFLFPARYSVAKVTSAEALLRTMVAQARTEYAADAIGTGTAAYQVVVMASLVQAEAQAPADFGKVARVIRNRLDRGMPLQLDSALNYALGRTTLDTTHEDTRIETPYNTYLHPGLPPTPVGNPGHAAIRAALHPTPGKWLYFVTVKPGDTRFTDSYREQQRNVAEFNRYQQQHSSSPGSGAH
- the mltG gene encoding endolytic transglycosylase MltG translates to MTDLGRGYGSQPWNAGDPLYGDVPAQGGVPGGYGQQSSYGGYGQGQGQGQGHGQQQGWQPDPYGQQPPQQYPGNWQQPQDPYTTGQQPQYPQQQYPGQQPPPQQYPQQQPPPQRTPPPPQQPQQPQPQQQPPQNDGFDWEAEAAALDAPPAEPAQEEPWEEERPEDGELEGAFFGDQDDSRGAERRRKQQGKKSGIRNSGACLVVSLVLVGILGGGGYYGYTFYQGHFGPPPDFTGKGTGSVQVEIPDGASGTQMGVELKKAGVVKSVDAFVKAYTAEKKAVNIQAGFFTMPLQMSAAEAVKYLVESAGGNVLLIPEGRRATEIYAMIDAKLKLNKGTTAKAAKANVKALGLPSWAEGNPEGFLFPARYPVGKDTKPLALLKQMVGRANDEFTKLGFADGYKKDGLKSPYELLTVASLVQAEGLNSEDFGKISRVVYNRLKPGQTETNGFLQFDSTYNYARGNRTLHVSAAEMHAYKSDINTYYRPGLPAQPISNPGEEALQAALNPTPGPWYYFVSITPTDTRFAATSAEHDKNVELFKQELSKNGASG